The Gammaproteobacteria bacterium genome contains the following window.
AAAAAAGAAATTCCGCGGCTGCGCCGCGAGGTGCGTGAGATGCGTGAGCGCATGTGGCGCGAACTGGGCAGTCACGACTATACGCGCTTCGATTTGAAAAAAGACGCCGGCGGTATCGCGGACATCGAGTTTATGGTGCAATACCAGGTGCTGGCGCACGCGCACGATCACGCCCGTTTAAGCGAATTCACGGATAATATTCGCATCCTGGACGGCCTCGCCGCGAGCGGCTTGTTAACGGCCGAGGACGCAGGTTTTCTGCAGGATGCTTATCGCGGTTACCGCGATTCGGTCCACGCGCTGAGCTTGCAAGGCGAGTCCGCCGCGGTAGTGGATGGCCAAGAATTCGCCGAGGAGCGCGCCGGCGTCCAGCGTTTGTGGCGGGACCTGATGGAAGTGCCCCAACAGAACATACAATGAAGCAAACACGATAAAGCATTAACCGCGAAGCATGCCCAAGGCGCTGAATTCGCAAAGTTGCATATTGCTCAAAGGCGTCATGAGGCAGGCAAGCATCATCCGCCATCGTATCCTTCTACGCTTATGTTTAACCTTTTATGCCTTCGCATCCTTTGCGCCTCTGTAGTCTTTGGGTTAACTTCACCGGCCTGCGAATCAAGAATAGTAAATTACGGGAGTACCCCCGATGTCCATGGCCGATCGTGACGGTCTGATCTGGTTCGACGGCGAGATGGTGCCCTGGCGAGAAGCCAAGGTGCATGTGCTGACGCATACCCTGCATTACAGCATGGGGGTGTTCGAGGGTGTGCGCGCGTATGACACCCGTCGCGGCACGGCAATCTTCCGGCTTGCCGATCACACCAGCCGGCTGTTCAACTCGGCGCATATCTTAGGGATGGCCATGCCGTTCGACAAAGAAATGATCAGTGCCGCGCAACTGGCGGTGGTGCGCAAGAATCAACTCAAATCAGCATACATCCGGCCCATGTGTTTCTACGGCGCGGAGGGCATGGGCCTGCACGCGGAGGGATTGCGCGTGCACTGCATGATCGCGGCCTGGGAGTGGGGTTCATATCTGGGCAAGGACAATCTCGAAAGGGGCTTGCGCATCAAGACGTCGTCATTCACGCGCCATCACGTCAACATCACCATGTGCAAGGCCAAGGCGAACGGCAACTACATGAACTCCATGCTCGCCCTTCAAGAGGCCACGCGCGACGGTTACGACGAGGCGCTACTGCTGGACATCGAAGGCTATGTCGCCGAGGGCAGCGGCGAGAATATCTTCAT
Protein-coding sequences here:
- a CDS encoding branched-chain amino acid transaminase, with protein sequence MSMADRDGLIWFDGEMVPWREAKVHVLTHTLHYSMGVFEGVRAYDTRRGTAIFRLADHTSRLFNSAHILGMAMPFDKEMISAAQLAVVRKNQLKSAYIRPMCFYGAEGMGLHAEGLRVHCMIAAWEWGSYLGKDNLERGLRIKTSSFTRHHVNITMCKAKANGNYMNSMLALQEATRDGYDEALLLDIEGYVAEGSGENIFIVRDGVLYTPDLTSALDGITRRTIITLAGQLDIPVREKRISRDEVYIADEAFFTGTAAEVTPIRELDNRAIGTGRRGPITERLQTMFFDLVGGRRDDHQDWLTPVA